From one Bacteroides fragilis NCTC 9343 genomic stretch:
- a CDS encoding RNA methyltransferase — protein sequence MRKLKITELNRISIEEFKEADKLPLVVVLDDIRSLHNIGSVFRTADAFRIECIYLCGITATPPHPEMHKTALGAEFTVDWKYVNNAVETVDNLRSEGYVVYSVEQAEGSIMLDELTLDRSKKYAVVMGNEVKGVQQEVIDHSDGCIEIPQYGTKHSLNVSVTAGIVIWDLFKKLK from the coding sequence ATGCGAAAATTGAAAATAACCGAGCTGAACCGGATAAGTATAGAAGAGTTTAAAGAAGCTGATAAATTGCCTTTAGTTGTAGTGTTGGACGATATACGGAGTTTGCATAATATCGGTTCTGTGTTTCGTACGGCAGATGCTTTCCGGATTGAATGTATTTATCTGTGTGGAATTACGGCTACTCCTCCCCATCCCGAGATGCATAAGACAGCTTTGGGAGCCGAGTTTACAGTGGATTGGAAGTATGTTAATAACGCAGTTGAAACGGTTGATAACCTCCGGAGTGAAGGATATGTGGTATACTCTGTCGAACAGGCGGAAGGGAGTATCATGTTGGATGAGTTAACACTGGACCGTTCGAAGAAATATGCTGTAGTTATGGGAAATGAAGTAAAAGGAGTGCAGCAGGAGGTTATTGACCATTCGGATGGTTGTATTGAAATTCCCCAATATGGCACAAAACATTCATTGAATGTATCGGTAACAGCAGGAATTGTGATCTGGGATTTATTTAAAAAGTTGAAATAG